The window GGCCTCTTCCACCCAGTTGGAGGTCACCGATAAGGGCGCAACCACCAGGGTTGGTCCCTGGGCTGCCCGAAGCAGGATTGCTGCCAGTGCCTGCACGGTCTTTCCCAGGCCCATGTCATCGGCCAGACAGCCACCTACCTCCCAATGGGAGAGCTGCGCCAGCCAGTGAAAGCCCTGTTTCTGGTAGTCACGCAATCCGGCCTGCAAGGTGCCCGGAACCTCGGGTTGGACTACTTCCTTGAGCTGTTTGCAATGCTGTTTCCATGCCTTGTCAGATTTAACCTGACCCGCTTCCTCGGTGAGATCATCCAGGGCCAGGGCTGCAAGGGGAGAAAAACGCACCCCTTTCCCGTGTTTTTCGGAAAAGGCGGCCAGGTCCTCCAGGCGTTTACGCAGGGCCTTGGTGATGCTGAGAAAGGTGCCATCATCCAGTTGGATAAAGCGGCCTGTCCCCTGGTCAAGCATACTGAGGAGCTTTTGCAGATCCAGGGAAAGTTCGTCGTTAATCTCCAGAGAGCCGGTGGCCTTGAACCAGTCCCGTTCTTTTTTAATCTGGAGGGAAAAGGCCGTGGAAGGTGTCTCTTTGCGGACAGAGAATTTCTCGCCCTGGGGCCATTCCAGGATCAGGGCCTCGTCGCAGTTCTTCAACTCCAGAAGGAGTTCCAGAGCATATTCGGGATCTTCAACCTGCCATTGATTATCCACAGGTTTGATACGGTTTAAGGTAGGGCAGGCAGAGATTATATCTTTAAGCTGCTTTTTTTCTTCTGCAAAATCACGGACTGTCTGGATCTTTTTCCCGTCAATCTCGGTCAGGACATTTTTGCTGCCTCGGCCAGCCCTGAAGCTAGATCCTTCATCACCACAGGGTTTGACCAGAAATTCAACCTGCACCCCATCATGACAGGGGAGGATATGGGCATGGGGCCGGGAATCAGCCTCGCGGGTTTCAGCTTCGGTGGCGCCATCAAGGTCGGAGAGAACCGTGACCATAGAGGAGAGTGATTCAACAACCTGCTGGGCCTTTTTAGCCCCGGACTTGGGGATGCTCATGCCCTTGCCAAGGTATTTCCCAATTTCTCGGTGTTGCTCAGTAAAGCGGTAGAGTTTGAAACGTGTCGGCGTATCTTTAATCAGCTTTGTCGTCTCATCCTGTGCAGAAGGGGGAGGAGGGGAAAGGGCGAGGCGCAACTTTCCCTTTTCTTCATTGATCTCTAGTTTTGGTTCAGACAGAACCAGTTCCACCTGGATATCGGGCTTGTCTTCAAGGAAAAGCAGGGGATGTCCGACTAAAGCTGGCAGGGCCTGATCATAATTAAATTCATATTCACTGGAATAGCCATACCAGCCAGAAGAGTAGTATTCCTGATGGATTGCCTGGCATATTCGATGGTCCTGATCTGTCAGTCCATCCAACGTGAGATGATTATTATGCAGATTTTTGAGCCCTACTTGGCGTCCTTTGGTCCAGGTCCCCTTTTTAGTTATTTTTTGTAGCTTAGGGGTCAGGGAGCAACTGTGTGAATGCGGGCGATATTTAAATAACCAAATTAAGCGTTGTTCTGCCGAAACAGGCTGAGATATACTTGGATCGCTTAGAGAGAGTAATCCATTGAGTTTTTTCTCCCACTGGGGGACCTTCCTGACGAGTCCGGTACAGGTTGTTGTGCCGCAGGAACTATGCAGTTCCTTGGCCTGGTTCGTATTGCTGTTCTTGTTGATATTCAATTCTGCCAGGAGAGAAGATAATTCAGCAGCCAGCCAGAGATAGCCATTTTTCTTCGCCTTGTCCCTGATGTCAGCAAGATATGCGTTTTCGCCTTTCACCTTGGCCTTGTCAGTCCAGGATAGAATGAGCATGAAAATGAGGAATTGAAGAGGGTTGTCATCAAAGATATTCAGGGCACCTCGGTATGTGGCAGTATCATCCAGCCCGAGTTGCTGTTGAAATACCGACTTCATTGTCTCTGCTAAGGGGGCATAGCGGTAATGGTTTTTTATGACGATATCAATATATTCAATGCCCTGGTGGAGCAGGGTGCTGTCATTCCCCTCTAAGAGGCTGAGCAGATGAATCACGCCCACTTCATTTTGAAAAAAGACCTTTTTCTTTCGACTCATTTTCTTGAACAGCTGGAGGTTTTCCTCAAAATACGTCCGAGCCTCTTCGTATTGTCCGTTGAGAAAACTGAGCCAGCCTGTGCGGCTGAGTCGTTCCAGCTCCCCTTCTTGTGGTAATTTTTCAATCAATGCGCGAGCATTATCCGTCTTGCCGCAGAGGAGAAAATAATCAATAAGGCTGATTGATTCTGGCTTATTGTAGAGCGAATCACCAAAGGAACTCTGTATATAGTCAATGAGTTCTT is drawn from Candidatus Electrothrix aestuarii and contains these coding sequences:
- a CDS encoding DEAD/DEAH box helicase; this encodes MSTTQKISSDLEAKYLALDPPQKAMVRILAINVEPCATKRVLNCLKDLGFTCHATNAPYRAQDVQPLLKELVSKGLLDKSNKGLACPDSIRQTVVRDCLAHNEFSRIAEAVQTHMMDGRAPYQTYLTHYKQYARSMQMALFHGNSIEEVYSVLDKVDRYLPDTPPEESIFLHLLARPFSPQVIEAIKPEMRLSVLGLLLHATKIRLEPAEELIDYIQSSFGDSLYNKPESISLIDYFLLCGKTDNARALIEKLPQEGELERLSRTGWLSFLNGQYEEARTYFEENLQLFKKMSRKKKVFFQNEVGVIHLLSLLEGNDSTLLHQGIEYIDIVIKNHYRYAPLAETMKSVFQQQLGLDDTATYRGALNIFDDNPLQFLIFMLILSWTDKAKVKGENAYLADIRDKAKKNGYLWLAAELSSLLAELNINKNSNTNQAKELHSSCGTTTCTGLVRKVPQWEKKLNGLLSLSDPSISQPVSAEQRLIWLFKYRPHSHSCSLTPKLQKITKKGTWTKGRQVGLKNLHNNHLTLDGLTDQDHRICQAIHQEYYSSGWYGYSSEYEFNYDQALPALVGHPLLFLEDKPDIQVELVLSEPKLEINEEKGKLRLALSPPPPSAQDETTKLIKDTPTRFKLYRFTEQHREIGKYLGKGMSIPKSGAKKAQQVVESLSSMVTVLSDLDGATEAETREADSRPHAHILPCHDGVQVEFLVKPCGDEGSSFRAGRGSKNVLTEIDGKKIQTVRDFAEEKKQLKDIISACPTLNRIKPVDNQWQVEDPEYALELLLELKNCDEALILEWPQGEKFSVRKETPSTAFSLQIKKERDWFKATGSLEINDELSLDLQKLLSMLDQGTGRFIQLDDGTFLSITKALRKRLEDLAAFSEKHGKGVRFSPLAALALDDLTEEAGQVKSDKAWKQHCKQLKEVVQPEVPGTLQAGLRDYQKQGFHWLAQLSHWEVGGCLADDMGLGKTVQALAAILLRAAQGPTLVVAPLSVTSNWVEEARRFAPTLNVLLFGSGNRQEMIDNLQPFDLVIVSYGLLPLEAELLTEPDWQTVVLDEAQAIKNMQTKRSKAAMQLKAQFRLITTGTPVENHLGELWTLFHFLNPGLLGPFKRFQERFAGPIERDQDGAARSRLRKLIRPFILRRLKSDVLQELPPKTEINLEVEMSKDELVLYEAQRIKALENISNHADDEGAGQQHLRILAEIMKLRRLCCNPSLVLPDCGISSSKLKVFADTLEELLSNNHKALIFSQFVDHLQIIREFLETKGITYQYLDGSTPVKKRKERIASFQNGEGDVFLISLKAGGAGLNLTAADYVIHMDPWWNPAVEDQASDRAHRIGQERPVTVYRLVVKDSIEEQIVALHKEKRDLADSLLEGTDSAGKISAKELLGLLQGHQ